The Symphalangus syndactylus isolate Jambi chromosome 3, NHGRI_mSymSyn1-v2.1_pri, whole genome shotgun sequence genome has a segment encoding these proteins:
- the TFPI2 gene encoding tissue factor pathway inhibitor 2 isoform X2 codes for MDPARPLGLSILLLLLTGAALGDAAQEPTGNNAEICLLPLDYGPCRALLPRYYYDRYTQSCRQFLYGGCEGNANNFYTWEACDEACWRIEKVPKVCRLQVSVDDHCEGSTEKYFFNLSSMTCEKFLSGGCHRNRIENRFPDEATCMGFCAPKKIPSFCYSPKDEGLCSANVTRYYFNPRYRTCDAFTYTGCGGNDNNFVSREDCKRACAKAYLPLWLYLKNNMTA; via the exons ATGGACCCCGCTCGCCCCCTGGGGCTGTCGATTCTGCTGCTTCTCCTGACGGGGGCTGCACTGGGCGATGCTGCTCAGGAGCCAACAG GAAATAACGCGGAGATCTGTCTCCTGCCCCTAGACTACGGACCCTGCCGGGCCCTACTTCCCCGTTACTACTACGACAGGTACACTCAGAGCTGCCGCCAGTTCCTGTACGGGGGCTGCGAGGGCAACGCCAACAATTTCTACACCTGGGAGGCCTGCGACGAGGCTTGCTGGCGGATAGAAA AAGTTCCCAAAGTTTGCCGGCTGCAAGTGAGTGTGGACGACCACTGTGAGGGGTCCACAGAAAAGTATTTCTTTAATCTAAGTTCCATGACATGTGAAAAATTCTTATCCGGTGGGTGTCACCGGAACCGGATTGAGAACAGATTTCCAGATGAAGCTACTTGTATGGGCTTCTGTGCACCAAAGAAAA TTCCATCATTTTGCTACAGTCCAAAAGATGAGGGATTGTGCTCTGCCAATGTGACTCGCTATTATTTTAATCCGAGATACAGAACCTGTGATGCTTTCACCTATACTGGCTGTGGAGGGAATGACAATAACTTTGTTAGCAGGGAGGATTGCAAACGTGCATGTGCAAAAG CTTATTTGCCTTTATGGTTATATCTGAAGAATAATATGACAGCATGA
- the TFPI2 gene encoding tissue factor pathway inhibitor 2 isoform X1: MDPARPLGLSILLLLLTGAALGDAAQEPTGNNAEICLLPLDYGPCRALLPRYYYDRYTQSCRQFLYGGCEGNANNFYTWEACDEACWRIEKVPKVCRLQVSVDDHCEGSTEKYFFNLSSMTCEKFLSGGCHRNRIENRFPDEATCMGFCAPKKIPSFCYSPKDEGLCSANVTRYYFNPRYRTCDAFTYTGCGGNDNNFVSREDCKRACAKVLKKKKKMPKLRFASRIRKIRKKQF; this comes from the exons ATGGACCCCGCTCGCCCCCTGGGGCTGTCGATTCTGCTGCTTCTCCTGACGGGGGCTGCACTGGGCGATGCTGCTCAGGAGCCAACAG GAAATAACGCGGAGATCTGTCTCCTGCCCCTAGACTACGGACCCTGCCGGGCCCTACTTCCCCGTTACTACTACGACAGGTACACTCAGAGCTGCCGCCAGTTCCTGTACGGGGGCTGCGAGGGCAACGCCAACAATTTCTACACCTGGGAGGCCTGCGACGAGGCTTGCTGGCGGATAGAAA AAGTTCCCAAAGTTTGCCGGCTGCAAGTGAGTGTGGACGACCACTGTGAGGGGTCCACAGAAAAGTATTTCTTTAATCTAAGTTCCATGACATGTGAAAAATTCTTATCCGGTGGGTGTCACCGGAACCGGATTGAGAACAGATTTCCAGATGAAGCTACTTGTATGGGCTTCTGTGCACCAAAGAAAA TTCCATCATTTTGCTACAGTCCAAAAGATGAGGGATTGTGCTCTGCCAATGTGACTCGCTATTATTTTAATCCGAGATACAGAACCTGTGATGCTTTCACCTATACTGGCTGTGGAGGGAATGACAATAACTTTGTTAGCAGGGAGGATTGCAAACGTGCATGTGCAAAAG ttttgaaaaagaaaaagaagatgccAAAGCTTCGCTTTGCCAGTAGAATCCGGAAAATTCGGAAGAAGCAATTTTAA
- the TFPI2 gene encoding tissue factor pathway inhibitor 2 isoform X3 produces MDPARPLGLSILLLLLTGAALGDAAQEPTDYGPCRALLPRYYYDRYTQSCRQFLYGGCEGNANNFYTWEACDEACWRIEKVPKVCRLQVSVDDHCEGSTEKYFFNLSSMTCEKFLSGGCHRNRIENRFPDEATCMGFCAPKKIPSFCYSPKDEGLCSANVTRYYFNPRYRTCDAFTYTGCGGNDNNFVSREDCKRACAKVLKKKKKMPKLRFASRIRKIRKKQF; encoded by the exons ATGGACCCCGCTCGCCCCCTGGGGCTGTCGATTCTGCTGCTTCTCCTGACGGGGGCTGCACTGGGCGATGCTGCTCAGGAGCCAACAG ACTACGGACCCTGCCGGGCCCTACTTCCCCGTTACTACTACGACAGGTACACTCAGAGCTGCCGCCAGTTCCTGTACGGGGGCTGCGAGGGCAACGCCAACAATTTCTACACCTGGGAGGCCTGCGACGAGGCTTGCTGGCGGATAGAAA AAGTTCCCAAAGTTTGCCGGCTGCAAGTGAGTGTGGACGACCACTGTGAGGGGTCCACAGAAAAGTATTTCTTTAATCTAAGTTCCATGACATGTGAAAAATTCTTATCCGGTGGGTGTCACCGGAACCGGATTGAGAACAGATTTCCAGATGAAGCTACTTGTATGGGCTTCTGTGCACCAAAGAAAA TTCCATCATTTTGCTACAGTCCAAAAGATGAGGGATTGTGCTCTGCCAATGTGACTCGCTATTATTTTAATCCGAGATACAGAACCTGTGATGCTTTCACCTATACTGGCTGTGGAGGGAATGACAATAACTTTGTTAGCAGGGAGGATTGCAAACGTGCATGTGCAAAAG ttttgaaaaagaaaaagaagatgccAAAGCTTCGCTTTGCCAGTAGAATCCGGAAAATTCGGAAGAAGCAATTTTAA
- the TFPI2 gene encoding tissue factor pathway inhibitor 2 isoform X4: MDPARPLGLSILLLLLTGAALGDAAQEPTGNNAEICLLPLDYGPCRALLPRYYYDRYTQSCRQFLYGGCEGNANNFYTWEACDEACWRIEKVPKVCRLQVSVDDHCEGSTEKYFFNLSSMTCEKFLSGGCHRNRIENRFPDEATCMGFCAPKKNTEPVMLSPILAVEGMTITLLAGRIANVHVQKF; this comes from the exons ATGGACCCCGCTCGCCCCCTGGGGCTGTCGATTCTGCTGCTTCTCCTGACGGGGGCTGCACTGGGCGATGCTGCTCAGGAGCCAACAG GAAATAACGCGGAGATCTGTCTCCTGCCCCTAGACTACGGACCCTGCCGGGCCCTACTTCCCCGTTACTACTACGACAGGTACACTCAGAGCTGCCGCCAGTTCCTGTACGGGGGCTGCGAGGGCAACGCCAACAATTTCTACACCTGGGAGGCCTGCGACGAGGCTTGCTGGCGGATAGAAA AAGTTCCCAAAGTTTGCCGGCTGCAAGTGAGTGTGGACGACCACTGTGAGGGGTCCACAGAAAAGTATTTCTTTAATCTAAGTTCCATGACATGTGAAAAATTCTTATCCGGTGGGTGTCACCGGAACCGGATTGAGAACAGATTTCCAGATGAAGCTACTTGTATGGGCTTCTGTGCACCAAAGAAAA ATACAGAACCTGTGATGCTTTCACCTATACTGGCTGTGGAGGGAATGACAATAACTTTGTTAGCAGGGAGGATTGCAAACGTGCATGTGCAAAAG ttttga